The Haloplanus sp. CK5-1 genome segment CGGCGGGTATCCCGTCGCATGAACCCAGGGGATCGCGTCCGCGTCGAACGCGGCGGCGTCGAGAACGAGGGCGTCCTCATGCCCTCGACCACGGCCGACCACCTCGTCGTGAAGCTACCCGGCGGCTACAACGTCGGCGTCGACCGCGACGAGGCCGCCGTCGAACTGTTGGAACGGGACGTCCACGACGTGGACGGAAGCGGCGAGGACGGCGACTCGACGATCGAGTTCGACGACGACCTCCCAACCGTCTCGCTCATCTCGACGGGGGGGACCATCGCCTCGACCGTCGACTACCGGACCGGCGCGGTGACCGCGCAGTTCGACGCCGAGGACGTCCTGCGTGCGGTGCCGGACCTCGCGGGCCGGGCCAACTACCGCGGCCGGGTCGTCGCCAACATTCTCTCGGAGAACATGACGCCCGCGGTGTGGCAGGACCTCGCGACGGCCGTCCACGAGGAGATAGAGGCCGGCGCCGACGGCGTCGTCGTCATGCACGGCACCGACACGATGCAGTACACGGCGTCGGCGCTCGCGTTCATGCTCGACACCCCCGTTCCGGTGGTGTTCACGGGGAGCCAGCGGTCGGCGGACCGCCCCTCCAGCGACAACGTGATGAACGCGGTGTGTGCGGTGGAGGCGGCCAAGAGCGACCGGGCGGACGTACTCGTCTGCATGCACGCCTCGTCGAGTGACGACGCCTGCGCGCTCCACCACGCCACGCGGGTCCGCAAGAATCACACCTCGCGACGCGACGCCTTCGAGACGGTCGGGGCGGAGCCGGTCGGTCGCGTCGACTACGAACGCGAGGAAGTCACGTTCCGGCGCGACGGGCCGGCACGCGGGGAGACGGAACTCGGCCTCGCACCCGACCTGGAGACGGGCGTCGAACTCGTCAAGTTCACACCGGGGATGGACCCCGCGGCGCTCTCCTATCTCGACGACGCCGCGGGCGTGGTGATCGAGGGGACTGGACTGGGCCACGTGGCCACCGACTGGATCGACCGGATCGAGGAGCTCGTCGACCAGGGGACGGTCGTCACGATGACCAGCCAGTGTCTGGAGGGCCGGGTCTGTGACCGCGTCTACGACACCGGCCGCGACCTGCTGGAGGCGGGCGTCGTCGAGGCGGGCGACACCCTACCGGAGACGGCGACGGCGAAACTGATGTGGGCGCTGGCGAACCGGTCCGATCCGACTGCGGCGATGCGGGAGTCGCTGGCCGGGGAGTTGCAGGCGCGGTCGGTGCCGTGGGTCTGAGCGGCGACAGCCGACCATAATCCACTTGCCCCTGCCCGGCACAGGGGAGGTATGATCCACGTCGTCGGCGGCGGCATCGCCGGACTGGCCGCCGCCTACCGACTCCAGAGGCACGGCCACGAGGTGACGGTGCTGGAGGCGGGCGACGACCTCGGCGGCCTCGCGGCGACCTACGAGACGGCGGGCGACGATATCGAGCAGTTCTACCACCACCTCTCGAAGTCCGAGGAGACCATCGTCGAGGTGGCCGAGGAGTTGGGGCTGGGCGACCACGTGGAGTGGCTGATCGGCAAGAACGCCTACTACGTCGACGGGATCGTCCACCCCCTCGACACCCTGCCACAGATCGCTGCCTACCCGCATCTGAGCCTCTACGACACGTTCCGGCTCGGCCTCCTCACGCTGGAGATCGACGTCCGGGGTGGCCGCCCCCGCTTCGACACCTACGACGACCTGACCGACTTCGAGGACGTCCCGATCAAGGAGTTCCTCCTCGAACACACGACCCGGGGCGTCTACGAGAACTTCTTCGAACCCTTGCTGGACGCCAAGTTCGGTGACCGGAAGGTGGACGTGAGCGCGGCGTGGCTGCTGGGGCGCATCAAGTTCCGTGGCGAGCGCGACCTCCTGCGGGGCGAGATCCTCGGCTACTTCGACGGCGGGTTCGCGACCCTGATCGACGCCCTCGTCGACGCGGTGGACCGGGAGAACGTCCGGACGGGCGCTCGCGCGACCGACCTCGACGTGCGGGGGGAGGCGGTCGAGTCGATCACCGTCGAGACCGACGCGGGCGTCGAGACGCGCTCGACCGACGGCGTCGTCGTCGCGACGATGCCGAACGTCTTAGAGGAGCTGACAGGGTACACCTGCGACATCGACTTCCAGGGAGCGGTGTGTGCCGTGGTGACGATGGATGAACAGCTGACGGAGACGTACTGGCTCAACGTCGCCGACGACGCACCTTTCGGCGCGCTGATCGAACACACGAACTTCGTGCCGCCGGAGCGCTACGGCGGGGACAACCTGCTCTACGTCGCGAGTTACGTGCAGGACCCGAGCGAGGCGGTGTGGCGGATGGACGACACGGAGTTGCGGGAGTCGTGGCTGGGAGGGATCGCGGAGATGTTTCCAGCGTTCGACCCCGCCGACGTGAGCGAGTTCCGCGTGGCGCGCAACCCGCGGGCCGCGCCGGTGTACGAGCGGGGATACCTCGAGATGGTGGTGCCGTACGACTTGTCCGAGGTGGCCGAGGGCGTCTACTACGCGGGGATGGCGAGTCGGGCACAGTACCCGGAGCGGAGCCTCAACGGCGGCATCGTCGCGGGGTTCGAGTGTGCGGATCTGATCGCGGAGGATTAAGCCTCGCCTTCGTCCTCGTCGACGCCGGGAGCGGCGGTGACGTCCACGTCCGCAGGTTCGTCGTGCCCGCCGACGACGACGTTCCCGTCGCCGTCGTCGACGTAGACGTCGTCGGCGAAGCCGCCCTCGGCGTGGGGGTGGACGGGGTCGTCGAGGCGTTCGGGGGTCGCCGGGGCGTCGGGGAGGGTGTCGCCGTACTCGCCGAGCGGGTCCGCGATGGTGATGCCGTGCCGGTCGAAGAAGTCGCCGTAGCGGTCGTGGTGGGCCTCGAGTTCGTCGGCGGGGAACTCCATCATCTCGGTCCAGCCGTGGTTGTAGAACTCGAAGTTGGCTTGGATGTGGGTGATCTCGCGGGCCTCGGCCTCCGAGAAGCCAGCGTCGAGAGCGTCGACGTAGGTGTCGAACGTGCGGTCGAAAAAGGCCTCCAGTCGGGGTTCGCGCTCCCCGCGGCGGCCCTCGGCGGCCTTCTCGCCGAAGACGTCGACGTGGAGGTCGACGAGTTTCTCGCGGACCTTCTCACCGACGACGGGCATGGTGAGCGCCTGCTTGGCGGCGAAGTGTCGGACGTTCTGGCGGAGTTTCATCGCCGTTGGTTGGGACCCTCCGGTCTTCAACCCACCGGTAGGGCGGAGTTCCGGCGAATTTCGCGGATAGCAACCGACATTAACCCGCACCTACAAACCACGGTATATGACCCAGTCGTATGTGATAATCGGCGACGGGATCGCCGGCAGTTCCGCCGCCGAAACGTTGCGCGACGAGGCTCCCGACGCCGACATCACCGTCATCACCGACGAGGGTGAAGCCCTCTACAACCGCATCCTCATCAAGGAGTTCGCCAAGGGGAAACTCCCCGAGATGCCCGTCTCGATCCACGAACCCGAGTGGTACGAAGAGCGGGACATCGACCTCCGACTCGACACGCTGGTCACGGACATCGACACCGACGCCCACCGACTCCGAACCCACGAAGACGAGACTATCGAGTACGACAAACTCCTCGTCGCCACGGGCGGGACGCCGACCCAACTGCCGGTCGAGAACAGCGACGCCGAGGGCATCCACCACTTCTGGACGTTCCAGGACGCCCGATCGATCCGCGAACACGCCGAGGCGGCGGAGACGGGCCTCGTCGTCGGGGCTGGGTTGCTGGGAATCGATCTCGCGGCCATCTGTGGCGAACAGGACGTCGACGCCCACTACCTCATGCGTGGCGACTGTTGGTGGCGCTACGCGCTCTCCACGGAGGGTGCGGAGATCCTCCACGACGCGATGCGCGACCGCGGCGTCGAACCCGTCTTTCAGAGCGGCGTCGACCGTTTCGAGACCGACGACGGCCACGTCACGGCGGCGGTCGACCCCGACGGCGACCGCTACGAGGGTGACTTCGTCGGCATCGCCATCGGTCTGAACTACAACACGGAGATCCTGCAGGGGACCGACGTCGATGTCGACGACGGGATCCTTGTCGACGAGTACATGCGGACGAACGTCGACGACGTCTTCGCCGCCGGCGACATCACGCGGTACCACGACACGATCCTCGGGGAGCGCGCCCAGAACGGCTCGTGGGACAGCGCCAAGGCACAGGGGACGGTCGCCGCGAAGAACATGCTCGACCCCGAGTCCGAGGCGTTCCGGTTCGTCTCGTCGTACTCGATCACGCACTTCGACTTCCCGTTCCTCTCCTTTGGCCACCCGACAATCGGGGACGACGAGTGCGAGCGCAAGTACTCCGAGACGGAGTGGCGGCGGCTGGCGTTCAAGGACGGCAAGATCGTCGGCGGCGTCCTGATCGGCGATCTCTCGCCCCAGAGCGCCTACAAGAAACTGATGAAAGAGGAGCGCGTCGTCGCCGACCAGAAGGAGGCCCTCCTCCAGCAGTCGGTCGACCTCGACGACCTCGCGCCCGCCCAAGAACAGTAAGGTAAGGGGCAGCGGACGGCCCCGGATTCGCCCGAGATTTTATGTGAACACTCCGAGATGCCTCGGCACGTGAGTCACACTCACATGGTACACGTGGCCACGAGACGACACAACGCATGTCGAGGGAGCGTCGGTCGACGATCGGTAGCGACGGCGACGGCGACGGCGACGGCGGCGCCAGCAGGTCGGGGCACCGAGCCATGATCGTCGGCGTGCCGAGCGAGACGGCCGAGGGCGAAACACGCGTTTCGCTCATCCCCAAGGTGGCGAAGAAACTGGTCGACCGGGACATCGACGTGTGTGTCACGAGCGGTGCGGGCGTCGGGTCCGAGTGGTCGGACGACGCCTACCGCGAGGCGGGGTGTACGGTCGTCGACGGCCGGGACGAGGTGTTCGACCGGGCGGACGTGATCTGTCAGGTCAGGGGGCTGGCGGCCAACGAGGGAGAGCCGATGGACCCCTACCGGGAGGGACAGGTCGTGATCGGCACGCTCGGTCCCTACGACCTCGAGGAGGGGACGTGGGAGGAACTGGGCGACCGCCGGGTCAGCGCCTTCGCTCTGGAGTTCATGCCCCGCATCAGCCGCGCCCAGAGCATGGACGTGCTGTCGTCGATGGCGAGCGTCGGCGGCTACAAGGCGGCGCTGGTGGCGGCCGAGCGACTGCCCAAACTCTTCCCGCTGGAGATGACCGCCGCGGGCACCGTCCAGCCCGCGGAGGTGTTCGTTATCGGCGCGGGGGTCTCGGGGCTGAAGGCCATCTCGACGGCCGAGCGCCTCGGCGCGTCCGTCCGGGGGTACGACATCAGACTGGAGGTGAAACAGGAGGTCGAGAGCCTCGGTGCGGACTTCGTCGAACTCGACTTGGAGACGGAGGGGTCGGGCGACGACGAGGGGTACGCCGTCGAGATGGGCGAGGAGTTCTACGAACAACAGCGCAAGGAACTGGGGCGGGTCGTCCCCGAGTCGGACGTGGTGATCACGACGGCGGCCATCCCCGGCGCACCGGCACCCGAACTCGTCAGCGAGGAGATGATCACCGACATGGACGACGGCTCGGTGATCGTCGACCTCGCGGCGGCCGACGGCGGCAACTGCGATCCGACGGTGGCCGACGAGACGGTCACCTACGAGGGCGTGACGGTGTTCGGCCCGACCAACCTCCCGGCGACGGTGCCGGGGACGGCGAGTCAACTGTTCGCCAACAACCTGTACAACTTTCTCGACCACCTGCTGGAGGACGGCACACTCGATATCGACACGACGGACGAGATCATCGACTCGACGCTACTCACCCACGATGGCACGATACGACGACCCCACGAGGAGAGCGACGAACAGGACGCCGAAGACGAGGAGGACGGGACGGATGAGGGGTGACCGAGCGTGACGTTCGTCGGGAACCTGACGCTGTTCGTGCTCTCGGCGTTCGTCGGCTACGAGATCATCACGAAGATCCCGACGAACCTCCACACGCCGTTGATGTCCGGGGCGAACGCCATCTCGGGGATCACGCTCCTCGGGTCGGTCGTCGTCGCGGGGTCGGGATCGACGACCCTCGCGACAGCGCTCGGTTTCGTCGCGGTCGTGATGGCGACGATCAACGTCGTCGGCGGGTATCTCGTGAGTCACTTCATGCTCGACCAGTTCAGCCAGCGGGGGAAGTGAGATGGCGGGCGTGATCGGCGGTCTCCCGGACGCGGTGTTGCAGTTCGCGTACCTGATCGCGGGCGTCCTCTTCATTCAGGGGTTGCGCGACATGACACACCCGCGGACGGCGACGCGCGGGAACCAAATTTCGGCGCTGGGGATGTTCGTCGCGGTGGCGGTCACGGTGCTCTGGTTCGAGATCCTCTCGCCGCTGGTGCTCGCGGCCGCCCTCCTCGTCGGCGGGGGGATCGGCGCGTGGCTGGCGGTGACGGTCGAGACGACCGAGATGCCCCAGCTAGTCGGCCTGTTCAACGGCTTCGGCGGCGGTGCCTCCGCGCTCGTCGCGGGGGCGGAGCTGGTCGACCTCACCGCCACCGGGAGCGGTCTCCCGGTCGGCGTGACCGTGACGGCAGCCATCGCCGGCATCATCGGATCGGTGACGTTCTGGGGGAGTCTCGTCGCCGCCGGCAAACTCCACGGGCTGGTCGGCGACTCGCCCGTGAGCACCAACGTCGGTCACGGGATCAAGGTCGTGACGCTCCTGACCGCCCTCGCGGGTGGGGCCGCGCTGGTCGTCCAACCCGGTATCGTCGGCGGGGGGCTGGCCGACCTGGTCCCGTCGTACTGGGTTCTGGTCGTCGCCGCGTCGGTCCTTGGCGTGTTCCTCGTCGTCCCCATCGGCGGGGCGGACATGCCCGTGGTGATCGCGCTCCTGAACTCCTACTCCGGACTGGCCGCCGCGACGACGGGGTTCGTCCTCGACAACACCGTCCTCATCATCGCGGGAACGCTGGTCGGCGCGTCGGGGCTGATCCTGACGGTCATCATGTGCGAGTCGATGAACCGATCGCTGGTCAACGTCCTCTTCGGCGGCCTCGGGAGCGACGAGGAGTCCGAGGACATGGCGGACATCTACGAGGGATCGATCAGCGAAACCTCCGCCGAGGAGGTCGAGATGTTGCTGGACGTGGCCGACCGCGTCGTCATCGTCCCCGGCTACGGGATGGCCGTCGCACAGGCCCAACACGCCGTCGCCGAACTGGCCGAACTGCTGGAGGAAGAGGGCGTCGACGTCGAGTTCGGCATCCACCCGGTCGCCGGTCGGATGCCGGGACACATGAACGCGTTGCTGGCCGAGGCCGACGTCCCCTACGACAAGATGCGGGAACTGGAGGAGGTGAATCCGACGTTCTCCCAGACGGACGTCGTGATCGTCACGGGGGCCAACGACGTGGTCAACCCGATGGCGAACACCGACGACTCCAGCCCCATCGCCGGCATGCCGGTCCTGAACGTCGGCGAGGCTCGCTCCGTGATCGTCAACAAGCGCAGTCTCAGCCCCGGGTTCTCCGGCATCCCCAACCCGCTGTTCGCACAGGACAACACGAGCATGCTCTTCGGCGACGCCAAGGAGTCCATGCAGGAACTGGTGAACGTCTACAAGGAGAACCGCTAACTCCGTCCCGGGGCTCGCCGAGCGGGTAGTCGTACACGCCGCCGCACCGCTGTCGGCGGTTCCGCCGGTGAATTCAAACCCGAACGGCGGTGTATCTGGACGACGTGTCCGATCCTCACGACTTACAGCGGTTCGTCGCGGCGCAAGATCCCGTGATCGAACAGGTGAAGTCGGAACTGCGGTCGGGGCGCAAGCGAACCCACTGGATGTGGTTCGTCTTCCCACAGGTCGCCGGCCTCGGCAGCAGCGAGATGGCCCGGCGGTACGCGATATCGTCGCGGGCCGAAGCGGAGGCGTACCTGTCGCACCCGGTGCTTGGGCCGCGGCTGACGGAGTGTACGGGGATCGTGAACGGGATCGACGGGCGCTCGGCGACCGAGATATTCGGCTCGCCAGACGACCTGAAGTTTCGATCGTCCATGACGCTCTTCGACGCCGTCGCGGACGACCCGACTCCGTTCGGAACGGCGCTGGAGCGATACTACGGGGGTGATCCCGACGAGCAGACGTTACAGTTCCTCTCCGACTCCTGAGGGGTGCGGGGAGAGGCCATTCGGCGGGATCGACGAAACCTTTATCATCGTTAGTGTTCATTGGTATCATATGACACGGACCGTCGGCACGGAGTACGAGGTGAACCGAACGAACTCGGTGCCCGAGAGCGCCCGGGTCCGCCACTTCGACGAACTCGACGACGCGGCACAGGAGTATCTGGTTCACGTCGAGGCGGGCGCGTCGCCGCGGGATCCGACGACCCTCTCGGGCCTCGACGAGGGCGACGTGGTCGTGTTCACCGACTACTACCACATCCAGTAGGCGTGGCGGCCGGACCGAAGCGGTTTTGCCCGCGCCAGCGGTAGCGACCCTATGGACAGCGGCGGCACGATGACGCTCGCGTTCGAACTCGAGGCGCTCAAACGACTCGCGGATCCGAACGCGGTGTTCGACGACGCCCGCAAGTGGACCGAGTACGTGGGCGTCCTCAGCGATCGGCCGACGTACGTCGTCACCAACTTCACGCGCAAGCGACGCATCCGCCAGGACTTCTTCTCGGGACCGCGGGGCGTCGACGAGAGCCTCGAGAACGTGCGCGACCAGTTCGACACCGACCGGCACGTCTTCGTCGGTACGACCGACGAGGACCGGGCCGCCGCGGAGGCGGCCGACTGGGAGTTTCTGTCCGTCGAGGAGGCGGCGGAGTTCGCCGAGTGGGACCTCGGCGAACCGAGCGAGGAGGACCCCTTCGAGACCGAGACGCGCGACGACTGGCCCTGACCGACCGAAAGCCATAATCGCAGCCAAGCCTTGCCCATAGCCGATGAGTCACCAGTTGCCTGACGTACAGGCAAGCCAACCCGACGTGACCGTCGGGCTCAGTCAGGTCGGCGTGACCGGGGTCGAGAAACTCGTCAAACTCGACCGGAACGGGCAGCGCCCGATCGTGCTGATGGCGGAGTTCGAAGTGTTCGTCGACCTGCCCAGCGGCCGCAAGGGGATCGACATGAGCCGGAACATGCAGGTGATCGACGAGACTCTAGAGGCGGCCGTCTCGGAACCGTCCTACCGCGTCGAGGAGGTGTGTGGCGACGTGGCCGAACGCCTCCTCGAGAAACACGAGTACACCTCGACCGCCGAGGTCCGGATGGAGGCCGACTACGTCACCCGCGAGCAGACGCCAGCGTCGGGGCTCGACACTCAGAACACCGCGACGATCATCGCGGGGGCCGTCGCCACCGAGGAGGGGACCAGGGAAGAGATCGGTGCACGCGTCACCGGGATGACGGTCTGCCCCTGTTCGCAGGGGATGTCGGAGTCGCGGGCCCGCGAGACGCTCGCCAGCCTCGGCGTCGACGACGAGACGACCGAGGCGTTCCTCGACGAGGTGCCCCAACCGGGTCACTCCCAGCGGGGTCACGCGACGCTGACGATCACGAGCGAGGGCTCGCCCGACGTGGACCTCCGGGACGTGATCGACGTGGCTCGCGACGCGATGAGCGCCCGCATCTACAACCTCGCGAAGCGCCCCGACGAGGACCACATGACCTACCACGCCCACGCCAACGCGAAGTTCGTCGAGGACTGCGTGCGGTCGCTCGCCGAGTCCGTCGTCGAGGAGTTCGACCACCTCGCCGACGACACCGTGATCCACATGAAGCAGTCGAACGACGAGTCGATCCACCAGCACAACGCCCACGCGGAACGCGAACTCTCCCTGGAGGCGCTCCGAGAAGAAGTCGGATTCGAGGGGTAACGCGTCAGGCGTCGTCGGGATCGAGGGGCGTCGAGTCGGCCCACTGCCGGTCGAAGACGTCCCGGGCGTCGTCGGCGAACGCCGCGTCCTTGAAGTCGATCATGGCGAGCGTCTCGCCGGGATCGAGTGGGTTCGGCACCTCGATACACACCTCCACGTCGTCGACGAGCGTGAACGTGCCGTCGATGGCCGTCGACGCGCGGGACTCGTATCCGTCCCGCTCCGAGAGGCGGTTCGCGTAGGCCTCGCTGAGGTCGTCGGAGACGGTGTCGAGGAGCGCGGGGTGGATGAGGACCGACACCGTCACGCCCCGGTCCAGCGCCGCCTCGAACGCTTCGAGGGCCCGCTTACCGACCACGCCGAGGTCGACCTGGGTAGAGGGCACTCCGGCGACGTGCCGGATACGGTCGTCGGCGGCGGAGAGGCGTTCGAGCAACAGGTCGACTGTCTCCTCGGGGCCGACGGCGGCCGTCCAGAACTGTTCGTCGACGGCGTCGGCGGCATCGAGGTCACCGACCAAGTCGTCGGCGACGGCCTCGTAGCGCTCGGCCTGCTGGTCGAGTTCGCGCTTGCGCGCCTCGACGAGGCGATCCAGTGCGGCCTCGGGTTCGACCGCGACGTACTTCTTCGGGCGACTCGCCGCCTGACTCCGGACGAGGCCGCTGCCCTCCAGTCCGTTGAGGACGTCGTAGATCCGTCCCATGGGCACGCCGCTCGCGTTCGACAACTCCTTGGCCGTTGTCGGGCCGTGGTCGAGGAGCGTCCGATACGTCTGGGACTCGTACTCGGACAGCCCGAGGTCACGGAGCGAGGCCATACGCGAGGCTGATGGTCGACGGACAAAAACGAACCGCTCGTTTACTCGACGAGCGTGGCGACACAGTCGACGAGGTCGGACGGCGTCGTCACGGTTCGCGAGCGCTCGCCCACGCGGACGACGGCGGTCCCGGGATCGGCGTCCTCGGCGGCGGGCCGGACGACCTTCTCGTGGTCGGCGACACGGAGGGCAGCGCGGTGGAGGTCACTCCCGGGGCCGGGATCGGTCGCAACGGAGATCACCAGCGGGTCGCGACACAGGCGAGCGGCGACGGAGCCGTAGCCGGCGACACGGACGCCGAACCGATCCCACGCACCGGCGAACGCGCCGACCGCCTCGCTCGCGACATCGCGGTACCGGTCGTCACCCGTCAGGATCGACAGGTCGAGCAGGGCGTCGGCCATCTCGACGTTGTCGTCGAGTGGTCGGAGCGGGCGGTCGAGTAGCCCCGATCCCTCGGCCGGTCCGTCGCGGAAACAGCCGTCGGCGAACAGGGCCTCGACGGTGCGGTCGGCGACGTCCCGGGCCACCGCGAGGGCGTCGGCGTCGCCGAGGACCTGCGCCGCGCGGACGCCGGCGGCGACCGTCCGTGCCCCGTCGGACAGCAGGAGCGTCGGGGCGTCGGCGTCCACGTGGTGGCGGACGACGCCGTCGTCGACGAACGTCGAGCGGAGCGTCGAGAGCGTCCGGCGGGCGTACTCGCGGGGACGGTCGGCGTCGGTGTACGACGAGAGGACGAGCAGGGCGTCGACCGCGAGGGCGTTCGAGTCGGCGAAGGCCGTCAGGTCCGTCCGGGGTTCGCCGTCGTCAGCGGGCCCCTGACTCCCGCCGAACGCCGATCCGTTCCAGAGCACGTCGATCAGGTAGTCGACGGTTCGCTCGGCCCGGTCGCGGTAGTGCTCCTCGCCGGTGTAGCAATAGGCGTGGGCGAACGCCCGCACGAGTGCGGCGTTGTCCGCGAGGAGTTTCGCGCGGTCGGGGTCGGACCAGTCCCGACCCCGGGCGTAGCGGTAGAAGCCGCCACGCTCCTCGTCGAACAGGCCGCGGGCGACGGCGTCTACGGTCTGCCGGGCCTTCACGGGGTCGCGCTTGAGCGCGAACTCGATGGTTCGGGGCAGGGGAAACTTGGGTGTGTCGCCCCAGCCGCCGTTCTCGGCGTCGAACGCCTCGTCGAGTCGGCCGGCGAGGTGTTCCTCGATGCGGTCGGTCACCGCCCCCGACGGCGGCGGGTCGCCGGCGAGCGACCGCGGGACCCGGCCGGCGTCGAACCCGCTCTCGTCCCAGCGCTCGCGTACCCGGTCGATCACCTGTCGCATGCCGTCGGGGCCGAGAAAGCCCGCGCCGGCGATGCGGTCGCCGTCGGGCGTACAGAACACCGTCGACGGGAAGCCGCCGACGTTGTACCGCTCCCGGACCCGCGGGTGGCGGTCCACGTCGACGCGGACGGGCACGAACCCGTCGTTCAGGTTGGCCGCGATCCGTGGCTCGGCGTACGTCCGGGCGTCCATCTCGTGACACTCCCCACACCACGTCGCCGTCAGGGCGAGCAGTACGGGCGACCCCCGGTCGCGGGCTTCGGCGAACGACTCGTCGCCCCACGACCGCCACTCAACGCGCGTGCCCTCGGTCATAGCGTCACTCGGGGACGGGCGGGCCTAAGCCCTTCGTCGTCCGACCCGCGCGTCAAAAGGGCTATGAGTGGGCCGCCGGTAGTGGGCGGTATGCGCCTGCGCTGGGTGTTCGCGCTCCTGTTGCTCATCCCCTTGGCCGACGCCCTGTTGCTCGTCGTCGTCGCCGACGCCGTCGGCGCGCCGGTGACCGTCGCACTGGTCGTTCTCACCGGACTGATCGGTATGTTGCTGGTCCGAGCGGAGGGGCGACACACGATCAACAGCCTCCAGCGACGGCTCGCGACGGGCGAGGTGCCGACGAAGGAACTCATGGACGGTGGCCTGCTCATCGCCGCGGGTGCGTTCCTGCTCACGCCCGGCCTCGTGACCGACGCCATCGGCTTCCTGCTCGGCGTCCCGCTGACGCGGGCACCGATCCGGGCGGTTCTCGAACGACTCGTGGTGCGGCCGTACCTGGACCGCAAGAGCGGTGGCTTCGTCACCGGCGGCGTCTACACGGCCGGGTTCCCGAACGACGACGAGGACGTCTACGACGTGGACGGCGGTTCCTATCGCGTCGACGACGAGTAGAGCGCGAACGGAAACGCTTAAACTCCCGACCGGGCAACGGTTGAATGCGCTCACCTGGGCCAATAGCTCAGTCAGGTTGAGCGCTCGGCTGATAACCGGGAGGTCCGCGGTTCAAATCCGT includes the following:
- the gatD gene encoding Glu-tRNA(Gln) amidotransferase subunit GatD; translated protein: MNPGDRVRVERGGVENEGVLMPSTTADHLVVKLPGGYNVGVDRDEAAVELLERDVHDVDGSGEDGDSTIEFDDDLPTVSLISTGGTIASTVDYRTGAVTAQFDAEDVLRAVPDLAGRANYRGRVVANILSENMTPAVWQDLATAVHEEIEAGADGVVVMHGTDTMQYTASALAFMLDTPVPVVFTGSQRSADRPSSDNVMNAVCAVEAAKSDRADVLVCMHASSSDDACALHHATRVRKNHTSRRDAFETVGAEPVGRVDYEREEVTFRRDGPARGETELGLAPDLETGVELVKFTPGMDPAALSYLDDAAGVVIEGTGLGHVATDWIDRIEELVDQGTVVTMTSQCLEGRVCDRVYDTGRDLLEAGVVEAGDTLPETATAKLMWALANRSDPTAAMRESLAGELQARSVPWV
- a CDS encoding NAD(P)/FAD-dependent oxidoreductase → MIHVVGGGIAGLAAAYRLQRHGHEVTVLEAGDDLGGLAATYETAGDDIEQFYHHLSKSEETIVEVAEELGLGDHVEWLIGKNAYYVDGIVHPLDTLPQIAAYPHLSLYDTFRLGLLTLEIDVRGGRPRFDTYDDLTDFEDVPIKEFLLEHTTRGVYENFFEPLLDAKFGDRKVDVSAAWLLGRIKFRGERDLLRGEILGYFDGGFATLIDALVDAVDRENVRTGARATDLDVRGEAVESITVETDAGVETRSTDGVVVATMPNVLEELTGYTCDIDFQGAVCAVVTMDEQLTETYWLNVADDAPFGALIEHTNFVPPERYGGDNLLYVASYVQDPSEAVWRMDDTELRESWLGGIAEMFPAFDPADVSEFRVARNPRAAPVYERGYLEMVVPYDLSEVAEGVYYAGMASRAQYPERSLNGGIVAGFECADLIAED
- a CDS encoding DUF6149 family protein, with the protein product MKLRQNVRHFAAKQALTMPVVGEKVREKLVDLHVDVFGEKAAEGRRGEREPRLEAFFDRTFDTYVDALDAGFSEAEAREITHIQANFEFYNHGWTEMMEFPADELEAHHDRYGDFFDRHGITIADPLGEYGDTLPDAPATPERLDDPVHPHAEGGFADDVYVDDGDGNVVVGGHDEPADVDVTAAPGVDEDEGEA
- a CDS encoding NAD(P)/FAD-dependent oxidoreductase; protein product: MTQSYVIIGDGIAGSSAAETLRDEAPDADITVITDEGEALYNRILIKEFAKGKLPEMPVSIHEPEWYEERDIDLRLDTLVTDIDTDAHRLRTHEDETIEYDKLLVATGGTPTQLPVENSDAEGIHHFWTFQDARSIREHAEAAETGLVVGAGLLGIDLAAICGEQDVDAHYLMRGDCWWRYALSTEGAEILHDAMRDRGVEPVFQSGVDRFETDDGHVTAAVDPDGDRYEGDFVGIAIGLNYNTEILQGTDVDVDDGILVDEYMRTNVDDVFAAGDITRYHDTILGERAQNGSWDSAKAQGTVAAKNMLDPESEAFRFVSSYSITHFDFPFLSFGHPTIGDDECERKYSETEWRRLAFKDGKIVGGVLIGDLSPQSAYKKLMKEERVVADQKEALLQQSVDLDDLAPAQEQ
- a CDS encoding NAD(P) transhydrogenase subunit alpha; translation: MSRERRSTIGSDGDGDGDGGASRSGHRAMIVGVPSETAEGETRVSLIPKVAKKLVDRDIDVCVTSGAGVGSEWSDDAYREAGCTVVDGRDEVFDRADVICQVRGLAANEGEPMDPYREGQVVIGTLGPYDLEEGTWEELGDRRVSAFALEFMPRISRAQSMDVLSSMASVGGYKAALVAAERLPKLFPLEMTAAGTVQPAEVFVIGAGVSGLKAISTAERLGASVRGYDIRLEVKQEVESLGADFVELDLETEGSGDDEGYAVEMGEEFYEQQRKELGRVVPESDVVITTAAIPGAPAPELVSEEMITDMDDGSVIVDLAAADGGNCDPTVADETVTYEGVTVFGPTNLPATVPGTASQLFANNLYNFLDHLLEDGTLDIDTTDEIIDSTLLTHDGTIRRPHEESDEQDAEDEEDGTDEG
- a CDS encoding NAD(P) transhydrogenase subunit alpha, with amino-acid sequence MTFVGNLTLFVLSAFVGYEIITKIPTNLHTPLMSGANAISGITLLGSVVVAGSGSTTLATALGFVAVVMATINVVGGYLVSHFMLDQFSQRGK
- a CDS encoding NAD(P)(+) transhydrogenase (Re/Si-specific) subunit beta; the protein is MAGVIGGLPDAVLQFAYLIAGVLFIQGLRDMTHPRTATRGNQISALGMFVAVAVTVLWFEILSPLVLAAALLVGGGIGAWLAVTVETTEMPQLVGLFNGFGGGASALVAGAELVDLTATGSGLPVGVTVTAAIAGIIGSVTFWGSLVAAGKLHGLVGDSPVSTNVGHGIKVVTLLTALAGGAALVVQPGIVGGGLADLVPSYWVLVVAASVLGVFLVVPIGGADMPVVIALLNSYSGLAAATTGFVLDNTVLIIAGTLVGASGLILTVIMCESMNRSLVNVLFGGLGSDEESEDMADIYEGSISETSAEEVEMLLDVADRVVIVPGYGMAVAQAQHAVAELAELLEEEGVDVEFGIHPVAGRMPGHMNALLAEADVPYDKMRELEEVNPTFSQTDVVIVTGANDVVNPMANTDDSSPIAGMPVLNVGEARSVIVNKRSLSPGFSGIPNPLFAQDNTSMLFGDAKESMQELVNVYKENR
- a CDS encoding DUF1810 domain-containing protein, encoding MSDPHDLQRFVAAQDPVIEQVKSELRSGRKRTHWMWFVFPQVAGLGSSEMARRYAISSRAEAEAYLSHPVLGPRLTECTGIVNGIDGRSATEIFGSPDDLKFRSSMTLFDAVADDPTPFGTALERYYGGDPDEQTLQFLSDS